The following coding sequences are from one Desulfatibacillum aliphaticivorans DSM 15576 window:
- a CDS encoding 4-hydroxyphenylacetate 3-hydroxylase family protein: MKIKSASDYMESLKKLSPVIYYKGERIEDVTASPATAPHVRAAAMTYALANTEEYGHLASATSHLTGRTINRFTHVHQNVEDLIKKVKLLRVLGQKTGTCFQRCVGFDGINAMYSVAYEIDQKYDMGYFERFKKWLIHIQDENLMVVGAMTDPKGDRSKGPAEQPDPDQYLHVVKRTNDGIVIRGAKLHMTGAVNSHEILIMPTTAMDESSKDYAVACALPVDAPGVTMIFGRQANDSRRDLEETIDVGKPSFGIVGGEAVIVFDDVFVPWENVFMDGQTEFASSLVYRFAAHHRANYGACKTGLMDVLTGAVTYLAQLQGSAKGSHVRDKVTEMIHLSETLYSSSIACSAEGSPTPSGAFMVDTMLANVCKHNVTRFHFEVARLAVDLAGGFIATLPSEYDFRNEEVGHLIKKYFSCVDGLPVEDRVKIGRLIEAMTGGTAMVESMHGAGSPQAQRIMIFREGKLNEKIQFAKALAGIPSRANK, encoded by the coding sequence ATGAAGATCAAATCCGCCTCCGATTATATGGAAAGCCTGAAAAAACTGTCCCCCGTGATTTATTACAAAGGGGAAAGGATCGAGGACGTGACCGCCAGCCCGGCGACCGCGCCCCATGTACGGGCTGCGGCCATGACCTACGCACTAGCCAACACGGAGGAATACGGACATTTGGCTTCGGCGACGTCCCACTTAACGGGCCGGACCATCAACCGGTTCACCCATGTGCATCAGAACGTGGAGGACCTGATCAAAAAGGTCAAGCTGCTCAGGGTTTTGGGCCAAAAGACGGGGACATGCTTTCAGCGCTGCGTGGGATTTGACGGCATCAACGCCATGTATTCCGTGGCTTATGAAATCGATCAAAAATACGACATGGGGTATTTCGAGCGTTTTAAAAAATGGCTGATTCATATTCAGGACGAAAACCTGATGGTGGTCGGCGCCATGACAGATCCGAAGGGGGATCGGTCCAAAGGCCCGGCCGAGCAGCCGGACCCGGATCAATACCTCCATGTGGTCAAGCGCACCAACGACGGGATAGTAATTCGGGGGGCCAAGCTGCACATGACCGGCGCGGTCAATTCCCACGAAATTTTGATTATGCCCACGACGGCCATGGATGAGTCTTCCAAGGATTACGCCGTAGCCTGCGCCCTGCCCGTGGACGCCCCGGGGGTGACCATGATTTTCGGCAGGCAAGCCAATGACAGCCGCCGGGATCTGGAGGAAACCATTGACGTGGGCAAGCCTTCTTTCGGCATTGTGGGCGGCGAGGCGGTGATCGTTTTTGACGACGTTTTCGTGCCCTGGGAAAACGTTTTCATGGATGGGCAGACCGAATTCGCAAGCAGCCTGGTGTATCGCTTTGCGGCCCATCACCGGGCGAATTACGGGGCGTGCAAGACCGGGCTCATGGACGTTCTCACCGGCGCCGTGACCTACCTCGCCCAACTCCAGGGCTCCGCCAAGGGCTCGCATGTGCGGGATAAAGTCACGGAGATGATCCATTTAAGCGAAACCCTGTACAGCTCCTCCATCGCCTGCTCCGCAGAAGGAAGCCCCACCCCATCAGGGGCCTTCATGGTGGACACCATGCTGGCCAACGTGTGCAAGCACAACGTCACCCGCTTTCATTTTGAGGTGGCGCGCCTGGCCGTGGATCTTGCCGGCGGATTTATCGCCACCCTGCCCAGCGAGTACGATTTTCGCAACGAGGAAGTGGGGCATTTGATCAAAAAATACTTCTCCTGCGTGGACGGGCTGCCGGTGGAGGATCGAGTGAAGATAGGCCGGTTGATCGAAGCCATGACGGGAGGAACCGCCATGGTGGAGTCCATGCACGGCGCAGGTTCTCCCCAGGCGCAGCGCATCATGATATTCCGGGAAGGCAAATTAAACGAAAAGATCCAGTTCGCCAAGGCGTTGGCGGGAATACCGTCGAGGGCGAACAAATAG